In Zingiber officinale cultivar Zhangliang chromosome 6A, Zo_v1.1, whole genome shotgun sequence, a single genomic region encodes these proteins:
- the LOC121995323 gene encoding zinc finger MYM-type protein 1-like: MHRFFKRKTPEPEEQNIGDVTVGEFDFSQLPADPGLRIPICSYNANIRDQVRRRYLQKGPCQPSSYEFPKRKFGVSQFRRFNPSWFKKFGDWLEYSIEKDAAYCLYCYLFKTTKGKQAGGETFVSEGFTNWKGKDRLYIHVGQHDSEHHKARMNCEALMNQDEHIQSILHKQSKQMRNDYRIRLNASIDCIRVLLRQGNSFRGHDETEGSLNPGNFLILLEFLGAHNKEINDVILKNVPKNCKLTSPDIQKDIVRACATETINVIIKDIGNSLFSILVDESRDVSMKEQMSVVLRYVDSSGHVNERFIGIEHVTSTTALSLKAAIDKMFSKYNLSIANVRGQGFDGASNMQGKFNGLKALILKENPCAFYIHCFAHQLQLALIAVAKKNLPISNFFRIVGDVVNVVGSSCKRSDLLKEKHSDFIVEALESGEISSGRGLNQETTLQRAGDTRWGSHYNSLISLISMFSAIIDVLEVISEDDSSSPDQKTEAFNLLESILSFDFAFNLHLMKHVLGISSELSTALQKKDQDIVNAMDLVQVCKHRLQNMREDGWDSFLEKVHYFCQQHYIDCLKMDDMFTRWAPRGRPHRNPLEVTNLHHYRVDLFYGVIDMQLQELNDRFSEASTELLLCVACLCPQNSFLAFDKKKLLQLAEFYPQDFSRFDLLVLDDQLETYICDMRSNKTFQGLKGLGDLSEKLVMSKKNMVYPLVFKLLTLALILPVATATVERVFSAMRIVKDRLRNRMSDDWMNDSLIVYVEKDIFLKVDNEAIIQKFQNMKTRKEQL, from the coding sequence ATgcatagattttttaaaagaaaaactccAGAACCAGAAGAACAAAATATTGGAGATGTTACAGTtggagaatttgatttttcacaATTACCGGCAGATCCTGGACTAAGGATTCCAATTTGTTCTTATAATGCTAACATtagggatcaagttcgaaggaGATATTTGCAAAAGGGCCCATGTCAACCTTCAAGTTATGAATTCCCAAAACGAAAATTTGGAGTAAGCCAATTTAGACGGTTTAATCCTTCATGGTTTAAGAAATTTGGTGATTGGTTGGAATATAGTATAGAAAAAGATGCGGCGTATTGTTTGTATTGTTATCTCTTCAAGACAACTAAAGGAAAACAAGCAGGAGGAGAGACTTTTGTTAGCGAAGGATTCACAAATTGGAAGGGTAAAGATAGATTATATATTCATGTTGGCCAACATGATAGTGAACATCATAAAGCTCGAatgaattgtgaagctttgatGAATCAAGATGAGCACATTCAATCAATTTTGCACAAACAGTCAAAGCAAATGCGAAATGATTATCGTATCCGTCTCAATGCTTCGATTGATTGTATCAGAGTTTTGTTGCGACAAGGGAATTCATTTCGAGGTCATGATGAGACTGAAGGTTCTCTTAATCCAGGTAACTTTCTTATTCTACTGGAGTTTTTAGGTGCTCATAATAAAGAGATTAATGATGTGATATTGAAAAATGTCCCAAAAAATTGCAAGTTAACATCACCGGATATTCAGAAGGATATAGTAAGGGCTTGTGCAACTGAAACAATTAATGTTATTATCAAAGATATTGGTAATTCATTATTCTCTATTTTAGTTGATGAATCTCGTGATGTGTCAATGAAGGAGCAAATGTCAGTTGTTTTGCGCTATGTGGATAGTAGTGGGCATGTAAATGAGCGTTTTATTGGAATTGAACATGTTACTAGTACTACAGCACTCTCACTTAAAGCTGCTATTGATAAGATGTTCTCTAAATATAATTTGAGTATAGCTAATGTGAGAGGACAAGGTTTTGATGGAGCAAGTAATATGCAAGGTAAATTTAATGGTCTAAAAGCACTCATTTTAAAGGAGAACCCATGTGCATTTTATATACATTGTTTTGCCCATCAGCTTCAACTAGCTCTTATAGCTGTGGCCAAGAAAAATCTTCCGATTTCTAATTTCTTTCGTATTGTTGGTGATGTGGTAAATGTTGTTGGATCATCCTGCAAACGTTCTGATCTTCTTAAGGAGAAACATTCAGATTTTATTGTTGAGGCATTGGAGAGTGGTGAAATTTCAAGTGGTCGAGGACTTAATCAAGAAACTACCCTTCAACGTGCTGGGGATACACGTTGGGGGTCACATTACAATTCTTTGATCAGTTTGATTTCTATGTTCTCTGCTATCATTGATGTGCTTGAAGTGATTTCAGAAGATGATTCTAGTTCTCCTGATCAAAAAACTGAGGCATTTAATTTATTGGAATCGATACTTTCATTTGATTTTGCATTTAATCTACACTTGATGAAACATGTCTTAGGGATTTCGAGTGAATTGTCGACAGCATTACAAAAGAAAGATCAAGATATTGTAAATGCAATGGATTTGGTACAAGTATGCAAACACCGACTCCAAAATATGAGAGAAGATGGTTGGGATTCATTTTTAGAAAAGGTTCACTATTTTTGTCAACAACATTACATTGATTGTCTCAAAATGGATGATATGTTCACACGTTGGGCACCACGTGGTCGTCCCCATCGTAATCCACTAGAAGTAACAAATTTACATCACTATCGAGTTGATTTATTCTATGGTGTTATTGATATGCAACTTCAAGAATTAAATGATCGTTTCTCCGAGGCAAGTACAGAGTTACTTCTTTGTGTAGCTTGTTTGTGTCCACAAAACTCTTTTTTGGCTTTTGACAAGAAAAAATTGTTGCAATTGGCTGAGTTTTATCCACAAGATTTCTCAAGATTTGATCTTCTCGTACTTGATGATCAACTTGAAACATATATATGTGATATGCGTTCTAACAAAACATTTCAAGGATTGAAAGGCCTCGGTGATCTTTCAGAGAAGTTAGTTATGTCAAAGAAAAATATGGTGTATCCATTGGTTTTTAAGCTTTTGACATTAGCATTAATTTTACCGGTTGCGACTGCGACGGTAGAGAGAGTGTTTTCTGCCATGAGAATTGTGAAAGACAGGTTGCGCAATCGAATGAGTGATGATTGGATGAATGATAGTCTTATTGTCTATGTAGAGAAAGATATATTTCTAAAGGTTGATAATGAAGCTATTATACAAAAGTTTCAAAATATGAAGACTCGAAAAGAACAATTGTAA